The proteins below come from a single Candidatus Izemoplasmatales bacterium genomic window:
- a CDS encoding glycogen synthase has protein sequence MKVLFIAAECTPFVKIGGLADVVGSLPQALKKLRDCDVRVILPKYKTIPEQYRKKMESLATFSVRLGTKKSVYVGLQTLRLGAVRYYFIDNEFSFFRDKVYDYGDESERFAFFQKAALEAVRYMDFVPDVVHVHDWHAAMVPLLLRTTYAAAFPNVRTVLTIHNLAYQGIFPLQDYTLFNLEYDNRFEFEGYLNFLKCGIVAADRVTTVSPTYAKEILTDYYGYGMQKLLTWRQDTLLGIMNGIATADFDPSTDPALSVHFGPDDFPAGKQACKKDLYARLDAGFDVDAPLVGIVSRLVSQKGFDLIERVLEEMLATDDFRLVVLGDGEKKYNEFFRRVAADHPDKVRVTIGYDDALARRIYAAADLFLMPSKFEPCGLGQLIAMRYGTLPLVRETGGLVDSVRPYNEYEGTGTGFSFTHYNAHDMMHVLRYAFRVRREQRGAWNAMVRRAMAADFSWEASARAYKQLYRELMKDKGAK, from the coding sequence GTCGTCGGTTCGCTGCCGCAGGCGCTCAAGAAACTCCGCGACTGCGACGTCCGCGTCATCCTGCCGAAATACAAGACGATCCCCGAACAATACCGGAAGAAGATGGAGTCGCTTGCGACGTTCTCGGTCCGCCTCGGCACGAAGAAGAGCGTCTACGTCGGCCTCCAGACCCTCCGGCTCGGCGCCGTCCGCTACTATTTCATCGACAACGAGTTCTCGTTCTTCCGCGACAAGGTCTACGACTACGGCGACGAGTCGGAACGCTTCGCCTTCTTCCAGAAAGCGGCCCTCGAAGCGGTCCGGTACATGGACTTCGTCCCCGACGTCGTCCATGTCCACGACTGGCACGCGGCGATGGTGCCGCTGCTCCTCCGGACGACCTACGCCGCCGCCTTCCCGAACGTTCGGACCGTCCTCACGATCCACAACCTCGCCTACCAGGGGATTTTCCCGCTCCAGGACTACACCCTCTTCAACCTCGAGTACGACAACCGCTTCGAGTTCGAGGGCTACCTCAACTTCCTGAAGTGCGGGATCGTCGCGGCCGACCGCGTGACGACGGTCTCGCCGACCTACGCGAAGGAGATCCTCACCGACTACTACGGCTACGGGATGCAGAAACTGCTTACCTGGCGCCAGGACACGCTCCTCGGCATCATGAACGGAATCGCGACCGCCGACTTCGACCCGTCGACCGATCCGGCCCTTTCCGTCCATTTCGGGCCGGACGACTTCCCCGCCGGCAAGCAAGCCTGCAAGAAGGACCTCTACGCCCGTCTCGACGCCGGCTTCGACGTCGACGCACCGCTCGTCGGGATCGTCTCGCGGCTCGTTTCGCAGAAGGGGTTCGACCTCATCGAGCGCGTCCTCGAGGAGATGCTTGCGACCGACGACTTCCGCCTCGTCGTCCTCGGCGACGGCGAGAAGAAGTACAACGAGTTCTTCCGCCGCGTCGCCGCCGATCATCCCGACAAGGTGCGCGTCACGATCGGCTACGACGACGCCCTCGCGCGCCGCATCTACGCCGCCGCCGACCTGTTTCTGATGCCGTCGAAGTTCGAGCCCTGCGGTCTCGGACAGCTGATCGCGATGCGCTACGGGACCCTGCCGCTGGTGCGCGAGACCGGCGGGCTCGTGGACTCGGTCAGACCCTACAACGAATACGAGGGGACGGGAACGGGCTTCTCGTTCACCCACTACAACGCCCACGACATGATGCATGTCCTGCGCTACGCCTTCCGCGTGCGCCGCGAACAACGCGGCGCCTGGAACGCGATGGTGAGACGCGCGATGGCGGCCGACTTCAGCTGGGAGGCATCCGCCCGCGCCTACAAGCAACTTTACAGGGAACTGATGAAGGACAAAGGAGCGAAATGA
- a CDS encoding glucose-1-phosphate adenylyltransferase family protein, with protein sequence METLALILAGGRGSRLDILSEDRVKPSVPFAGKFRIIDFTLSNCSNSGIYNIAILTQYLPLSLNDHIGSGKPWDLDRRDSKVTLLQPHSDWYAGTADAVRKNLQYVEKSGSKYVLILSGDHIYKMDYRKLIRQHEETGADLTIAAKVVDIREASRFGILEADAKNEIVAFVEKPKQPKSDLASMGIYVFNTDVLVKKIKESTIPDLDFGAHIIPSMIGRDKVFAFKYYDYWKDVGTYDSYLQANLELIETVDKIPLDMYDPNWKIYTKSEDLPAVKVGSKAVIRQALLSNGAIVAGTVERSVLSPGVIVHPLAKVTNSVLLNNVEVKPGAIVENCIVDKKTVIGENAMVGFGTDLTPNRDNPALLSSGITVLGKRLHVPKNMVIGRNCRIFASADLTKQEDGIVPSGSTLK encoded by the coding sequence ATGGAAACATTGGCATTGATCCTCGCCGGCGGACGCGGTTCCCGGCTCGACATCCTCTCGGAAGACCGCGTGAAGCCGTCGGTCCCGTTTGCAGGCAAGTTCCGCATCATCGACTTCACGCTCTCCAACTGTTCGAACTCCGGCATCTACAACATCGCCATCCTGACCCAGTACCTGCCGCTGTCGCTGAACGACCACATCGGTTCCGGCAAGCCCTGGGACCTCGACCGCCGCGATTCGAAGGTGACGCTTTTGCAGCCGCATAGCGACTGGTACGCCGGCACCGCCGACGCTGTCCGGAAGAATCTCCAGTATGTCGAGAAGAGCGGCTCCAAGTACGTCCTGATTCTCTCCGGAGACCACATCTACAAGATGGACTACCGCAAGCTGATCCGCCAGCACGAGGAAACCGGGGCCGACCTGACGATCGCCGCCAAGGTCGTCGACATCCGCGAGGCGTCGCGCTTCGGGATCCTCGAGGCCGACGCGAAGAACGAGATCGTCGCCTTCGTCGAGAAGCCGAAGCAGCCGAAGTCCGACCTCGCCTCGATGGGCATCTACGTCTTCAACACCGACGTGCTCGTGAAGAAGATCAAGGAGAGCACCATCCCCGACCTCGACTTCGGCGCCCACATCATCCCGTCGATGATCGGCCGGGACAAGGTCTTCGCCTTCAAGTACTACGACTACTGGAAGGACGTCGGAACCTACGACTCCTACCTGCAGGCGAACCTCGAACTGATTGAGACCGTCGACAAGATCCCGCTCGACATGTACGATCCGAACTGGAAGATCTACACCAAGTCGGAGGACCTGCCGGCCGTGAAGGTCGGGTCGAAGGCCGTCATCCGCCAGGCGCTCCTCTCCAACGGCGCGATCGTCGCCGGCACGGTCGAGCGCAGCGTCCTGTCGCCGGGCGTGATCGTCCATCCGCTCGCCAAGGTGACGAACTCGGTCCTCCTCAACAACGTCGAGGTAAAGCCCGGCGCGATCGTCGAGAACTGCATCGTCGACAAGAAGACGGTCATCGGCGAGAACGCGATGGTCGGGTTCGGTACCGACCTGACGCCGAACCGGGACAACCCGGCGCTGCTTTCCTCCGGCATCACCGTCCTCGGGAAGCGCCTGCATGTCCCGAAGAACATGGTGATCGGGCGCAACTGCCGCATCTTCGCCTCCGCCGACCTGACGAAGCAGGAGGACGGCATCGTCCCCTCCGGATCCACCTTGAAATGA
- a CDS encoding ABC transporter ATP-binding protein, with translation MLKISHFSKSYDGKKKACDDVSLTIEAGEIYGFIGHNGAGKTTLLKSIAGILDFEDGEIEVDGHSIKKDPLAAKRVLAYIPDNPDVYEPLTGMQYLNFVSDIFGIPAADRKPRIERYAAMFEILGVLNDPIATYSHGMKQKLVIISALVHEPKVFILDEPFVGLDPKAAFQLKEIFRDLCAKGALIFFSTHILEVAEKLCTKIAIIRRGQIVASGPTQEITKDGSLEEVFLELIEK, from the coding sequence ATGTTGAAGATCAGCCATTTCTCGAAAAGCTACGACGGCAAGAAGAAAGCCTGCGACGACGTGTCGCTCACGATCGAGGCGGGTGAAATCTACGGTTTCATCGGCCACAACGGCGCCGGCAAGACGACGCTCCTCAAGTCGATCGCCGGCATCCTCGATTTCGAGGACGGCGAGATCGAAGTCGACGGCCACTCGATCAAAAAGGACCCGCTTGCGGCCAAGCGCGTGCTGGCGTACATCCCCGACAATCCGGACGTCTACGAGCCGCTCACCGGCATGCAGTACCTGAACTTCGTATCCGACATCTTCGGCATCCCCGCCGCCGACCGCAAGCCGCGGATCGAGCGGTATGCCGCGATGTTCGAGATTCTCGGCGTCCTGAACGACCCGATCGCGACCTATTCGCACGGGATGAAGCAGAAACTCGTGATCATCTCCGCACTCGTCCACGAACCGAAGGTGTTCATCCTCGACGAACCGTTCGTCGGTCTCGACCCGAAGGCCGCCTTCCAGCTCAAGGAGATCTTCCGCGACCTCTGCGCGAAGGGTGCCCTGATCTTCTTCTCGACCCACATCCTCGAAGTCGCGGAGAAGCTGTGCACGAAGATCGCGATCATCCGCCGCGGTCAGATCGTCGCTTCCGGCCCGACGCAGGAGATCACGAAGGACGGTTCGCTCGAGGAAGTCTTCCTGGAGCTGATCGAAAAATGA